From the Saccharomycodes ludwigii strain NBRC 1722 chromosome I, whole genome shotgun sequence genome, one window contains:
- the GLT1 gene encoding glutamate synthase (NADH) (similar to Saccharomyces cerevisiae YDL171C | GLT1 | GLuTamate synthase), which translates to MSISQSLHQSITEKSTAIAPNILKSDAFNPMEACYEGGSPMPVPEQVDLTNPTWANVIPKAQGLYNPDFEKDACGVGFVANIKGKESHKIVSDAKYLLCNMAHRGAVSADGNGDGAGILVGIPHKFIVREFKLDCNVDVPPKDQYAVGNIFFKKDSADTLLNSKRTFEDIARSLGLKVLCWRDVPHDSSILGSAALSREPVIQQPLVVFAKTFDQGNVSSAEFKKDFETEFKIKLYILRKQASTTVGIQNWFYICSLSNKTIVYKGQLTPSQVYNYYYDLTNAHFESHMALVHSRFSTNTFPSWDRAQPLRLLAHNGEINTLRGNKNWMRSKEGIMSSETIGEDLERLFPIVEEGGSDSAALDNVLELLILNGVLSLPEAIMLLVPEAYHDDTDSNLKAWYEWAACLMEPWDGPASLNFTDGRYCGAMLDRNGLRPCRYYITSDDRLICGSEVGVIHVDNALVLKKGKLVPGDILLVDTEVGEIVDTKKLKRTIATRKDFKSWLSKVIKLDDLLVKVDKFLPSKFISDHNGESLKVQQDPRLLAMGYTFEQVSLLLVPMALQGKESLGSMGNDAPLACLNTDPVLVFDYFRQLFAQVTNPPIDSIREANVMSLECYVGPQGNLLEMHPSQCDRLLLKSPILNWKDFEALKHIEKVYSSWSYATIDITFDKAEGLLGYTDAIDRITQEASRAIEEGKKMLIISDKKLSADRVSVSSLIAVGAIHHRLVQQKQRSQVALILETAEAREIHHFCVLLGYGCDAIFPYLAMETLVRMNDEGLVRNANNDDITISDEKLLENYKHAIDTGVLKVMSKMGISTLASYKGAQIFEALGIDNSVVDICFAGTASRIKGVTFEYIAQDAFSLHERGFPSRSIIQKSVNLPESGEYHWRDGGARHINDPTAIAALQDSVRNKNEKAWEMYVRKEMESIRDCTLRGLLEFDFENSTPIPLEQVEPWTEIVRRFCTGAMSYGSISKEAHTTLAIAMNRLGARSNCGEGGEDPERSIVHPNGDTMRSAIKQVASARFGVTSYYLSDADEIQIKIAQGAKPAVGGHLPGHKVTEAIAKTRHSTPYVGLISPPPHHDIYSIEDLKQLIYDLKCANPRARISIKLVSEVGVGIVAAGVAKAAAGDCSILISGHDGGTGAANWSDIKFSGLPWELGLAETHQTLVLNDLRGHSVVQTDGQLRTAFDIAVAILLGAESFTMATVPLISMGCIMLRKCHLNTCAVGVATQDPELRAKFKGQPEHVINFFYYLINDLRKLMARLGYRTVDEMIGHSEKLRKRKQVTTKNINIDLSPILTPAHMIRPGVATKYTKKLEDKLYARLDNKLIDEAEITLDRGLPVSIDASIINTDRALGSTLSYRVSKRFGPDGLPQDTIVVNIKGSAGQSFGAFLTSGITFILDGDANDYVGKGLSGGRIVIRPPKDSKFKSDENVIVGNTCFYGAISGSAFLSGCAGERFAVRNSGAIIVVEKVTGNNAFEYMTGGRAVVLSQLDSLNAFSGATGGIIYCLTSDFDKFNHTINHSTVGLFSLSDPVEIAFVKNLIQEHYNYTQSELAKRILDNFNYHLKKFVKVLPNDYRKVLEKEAKVKEAEKLKSASEYLKQLDRGSNSEIDVTNGEVEAISVAAANKRLELPVSSIPNKVTLSEPKVLDLEDTVENSKEVEEKVDKLRGFMKYKLRHEVYRNPSTRTNDWKELSSAITKREAKYQTARCMDCGVPFCTADTGCPISNVIPKFNELVFKNQWKLALDKLMETNNFPEFTGRVCPAPCQGSCTLGINNDAVGIKSIERLIIDNAFKEGWIKPNPPAFRTGKLVAIIGSGPAGLSCADQLNKAGHSVAVYERSDRCGGLLMYGIPNMKLDKSIVQRRIDLLGAEGIQFVTGCSVGTDISMDELKTRFDAVVYCIGSTIPRDLKIPGRELKNIDFAMNLLEMNTKALLNKDLEMVREKIKGKKVIVIGGGDTGNDCLGTSVRHEAASVLNFELLPQPPKERAKDNPWPQWPRIMRVDYGHAEVKEHYGRDPREYCILSKEFVGNEDGEVCGINTVRVEWKKSQSGVWQMIEIPGSEEMYEADIVLLSMGFIGPELIDDPSVKKTKRGTIDSLSDSSYSVDGDKVFVCGDARMGQSLVVRAIQEGRKCATSIDSHLMGDTYLPGNGGIVKRGYKLLEELAAAM; encoded by the coding sequence aTGTCTATTTCTCAAAGCCTTCATCAAAGTATCACAGAAAAATCTACAGCTATAGCcccaaatattttgaagTCTGACGCTTTTAATCCTATGGAAGCATGTTATGAAGGTGGCTCTCCAATGCCTGTTCCAGAACAGGTTGACTTGACAAATCCAACATGGGCTAATGTCATTCCTAAGGCACAAGGACTATATAATCctgattttgaaaaggaTGCTTGTGGTGTAGGGTTTGTCGCCAACATCAAAGGGAAAGAATCCCACAAAATTGTTTCTGATGCCAAGTATTTATTATGTAATATGGCCCATAGGGGTGCTGTTTCTGCAGATGGTAATGGTGATGGTGCAGGTATCTTGGTGGGTATCCCAcataaatttattgttcGAGAGTTTAAATTGGATTGTAATGTTGATGTTCCACCAAAGGACCAATATGCAGTAggtaatattttctttaagaAAGATTCGGCCGATACTTTACTGAATTCAAAGAGAACATTTGAAGATATTGCACGTTCTTTGggtttaaaagttttatgcTGGAGAGATGTTCCTCACGACTCTAGTATTTTAGGTTCTGCCGCTCTGTCTAGAGAACCAGTCATCCAACAACCTTTAGTGGTATTTGCCAAGACTTTTGATCAGGGTAACGTATCGTCGGcagaatttaaaaaagattttgaaaCTGAATTCAAGATAAAGCTATACATTTTAAGAAAACAGGCCTCCACAACAGTTGGCATACAGAATtggttttatatttgttctTTAAGTAATAAAACCATAGTTTATAAAGGTCAATTGACCCCCTCTCAAGtttacaattattattacgaCCTAACCAATGCTCATTTTGAATCGCATATGGCCTTGGTTCATTCTAGGTTTTCCACCAATACCTTCCCATCTTGGGATAGAGCACAGCCATTACGTTTGTTGGCTCACAATGGTGAAATTAACACCTTAAGAGGTAATAAGAATTGGATGCGTTCTAAAGAGGGTATAATGTCTTCAGAGACCATAGGAGAAGATTTGGAAAGACTATTCCCCATTGTGGAAGAAGGTGGTAGTGATTCTGCTGCCTTGGATAATGTTTTAgaattattgattttaaatggTGTTTTAAGTTTACCAGAAGCCATCATGTTATTGGTGCCAGAAGCTTACCATGACGACACAGACTCGAACTTGAAAGCCTGGTATGAATGGGCTGCTTGCCTAATGGAACCTTGGGATGGACCAGCTTCTTTAAACTTTACTGATGGCAGGTACTGTGGTGCTATGTTGGATAGAAATGGATTACGTCCTTGTAGATACTATATTACCTCTGACGATAGATTAATTTGTGGTAGTGAAGTTGGTGTTATTCATGTCGATAATGCTTTGGTTTTGAAAAAGGGCAAGCTAGTTCCCggtgatattttattagtcGACACTGAGGTTGGTGAAATTGTCgacacaaaaaaattaaaacgtACCATTGCCACTAGAAAGGATTTTAAATCATGGTTATCCAAAGTCATTAAACTGGATGATTTATTGGTCAAAGTCGACAAATTTTTGCCATCTAAATTTATTTCAGATCATAACGGAGAATCTTTAAAAGTACAACAAGACCCTCGTCTATTGGCTATGGGCTATACTTTTGAACAAGTTTCTTTGTTATTGGTCCCAATGGCTTTGCAAGGCAAAGAATCCTTGGGTTCTATGGGGAACGACGCGCCATTGGCTTGTTTAAATACAGATCCAGTCTTGGTCTTTGATTACTTTAGGCAATTATTTGCCCAAGTCACAAATCCTCCAATTGACTCTATTAGGGAAGCGAATGTTATGTCTTTGGAATGCTATGTTGGCCCACAGGGCAATTTATTGGAAATGCATCCATCACAATGTGATAGGCTCTTATTGAAGTCGCCTATTTTGAATTGGAAAGATTTTGAAGCCCTAAAACATATCGAAAAAGTTTATTCATCATGGTCGTACGCTACCATTGACATTACCTTTGACAAGGCTGAGGGTCTACTAGGTTATACTGATGCTATTGATCGTATTACACAGGAAGCTTCTAGGGCCATCGAAGAGGGTAAGAAAATGTTGATAATTTCTGACAAAAAATTGAGTGCAGACCGTGTTTCAGTTTCATCTTTGATCGCAGTTGGTGCTATTCATCATCGTTTAGTCCAACAAAAACAGCGGTCCCAAGTTGCGTTGATCTTGGAAACTGCGGAGGCCAGAGAAATTCATCATTTCTGTGTTTTACTAGGTTATGGTTGTGATGCCATTTTCCCATATTTGGCAATGGAAACATTGGTTAGAATGAACGATGAAGGCTTGGTTCGTAATGCCAATAATGATGACATTACCATTTCCGATGAAAAATTACTAGAAAATTACAAGCATGCAATTGATACTGGTGTTTTAAAGGTCATGTCCAAAATGGGTATTTCCACCTTGGCTTCCTATAAAGGTGCTCAAATTTTTGAAGCTTTGGGGATTGATAACTCTGTTGTTGATATTTGTTTTGCAGGCACTGCTTCCAGAATTAAGGGTGTCACTTTTGAATATATTGCCCAAGACGCTTTTTCTCTACACGAGCGTGGGTTCCCATCAAGATCTATTATCCAAAAGTCCGTCAATTTACCTGAAAGTGGTGAATATCACTGGAGAGACGGTGGTGCTAGACATATTAACGACCCAACTGCTATTGCAGCATTGCAAGATTCCgttagaaataaaaatgaaaaagctTGGGAAATGTATGTGAGAAAGGAGATGGAATCAATCAGAGACTGTACTCTAAGAGGCTTATTAgaatttgattttgaaaactcTACTCCTATTCCATTGGAGCAAGTTGAACCATGGACTGAAATTGTTCGGAGATTCTGCACAGGGGCTATGTCTTATGGTTCCATTTCTAAGGAGGCACACACAACCTTGGCTATAGCCATGAACAGATTGGGTGCCAGATCCAATTGTGGTGAAGGTGGTGAAGATCCTGAACGTTCTATTGTTCATCCAAATGGTGATACTATGAGATCTGCTATTAAACAGGTTGCTTCTGCCAGATTTGGTGTTACCTCTTATTATTTGTCCGATGCTGATGAAattcaaattaaaattgcCCAAGGTGCAAAGCCAGCTGTTGGTGGTCATTTGCCAGGTCACAAAGTCACCGAAGCCATTGCCAAGACTAGGCACTCTACTCCTTACGTTGGATTAATATCCCCACCACCACATCATGATATTTATTCGATTGAGGATTTGAAACAATTAATTTATGACTTGAAATGTGCTAATCCAAGAGCCAGGATTTCCATCAAGTTGGTTTCCGAAGTTGGTGTTGGTATTGTTGCTGCTGGTGTTGCTAAGGCTGCAGCTGGTGATTGCAGCATTTTGATATCTGGACATGATGGTGGTACCGGTGCTGCCAATTGGAGTGACATTAAATTTTCTGGTTTACCATGGGAATTAGGATTAGCTGAAACACATCAAACTTTAgttttaaatgatttaaGAGGACATTCGGTTGTCCAGACAGATGGTCAATTAAGAACTGCTTTTGATATTGCAGTTGCCATTTTATTAGGTGCCGAATCTTTTACTATGGCCACTGTTCCATTAATTTCTATGGGTTGTATTATGTTGAGAAAATGTCACTTGAACACTTGTGCTGTTGGTGTTGCCACTCAAGATCCAGAGCTAAGAGCCAAGTTTAAGGGGCAACCGGAGCATgttattaactttttctacTACTTGATTAACGATTTGAGAAAGTTGATGGCCAGGTTGGGTTACCGTACTGTTGATGAAATGATTGGCCACTCTGAAAAATTGCGCAAGAGAAAACAGGTTACCACCAAAAACATTAATATTGATTTGTCACCTATTTTAACACCAGCTCACATGATTAGACCAGGCGTTGCTACTAAatacacaaaaaaattggaagatAAGTTATATGCTCGTTTGGACAATAAATTAATCGATGAGGCTGAGATTACTTTGGATCGCGGTCTGCCTGTTTCAATAGATGCctctattattaatacagATCGTGCTTTGGGATCTACTTTATCGTATAGAGTTTCCAAGAGGTTTGGGCCCGATGGGTTGCCTCAAGATACAattgttgttaatattaaGGGTTCTGCTGGCCAATCTTTTGGTGCATTTTTAACCTCTGGTATTACCTTTATCCTGGACGGTGATGCTAATGATTATGTTGGTAAAGGGCTATCTGGTGGTCGTATTGTAATTAGGCCACCAAAGGACTCTAAATTTAAGAGCGATGAAAATGTCATTGTTGGAAACACTTGTTTTTATGGTGCTATATCGGGCTCTGCGTTTTTGTCGGGTTGTGCTGGTGAGCGTTTTGCTGTTCGTAACTCTGGTGCCATCATTGTTGTGGAAAAAGTTACTGGTAATAATGCCTTTGAGTACATGACTGGTGGTAGAGCTGTTGTTTTGTCACAGTTAGACTCATTGAATGCTTTTTCTGGTGCTACTGGTGGGATCATCTATTGTTTAACTTCTGATTTTGACAAATTCAATCATACCATTAATCATTCTACCGTGGGGCTATTTTCATTGAGTGATCCGGTAGAAATTGCCTTTGTTAAGAATTTGATTCAAGAACACTACAATTATACCCAATCTGAATTGGCCAAACGTATTTTGGACAATTTTAACTATCATTTGAAGAAATTTGTTAAGGTTTTGCCAAACGATTACAGAAAGgtattagaaaaagaagctAAGGTGAAAGAAgctgaaaaattaaagtcTGCTTCTGAATATTTGAAACAGTTGGATAGAGGTTCTAATTCTGAAATTGATGTTACCAATGGTGAAGTGGAGGCTATTTCTGTCGCCGCTGCAAACAAAAGACTGGAATTGCCTGTCAGTAGTATACCTAATAAGGTTACTTTGAGCGAGCCTAAAGTGTTAGACTTGGAAGATACTGTTGAAAATTCTAAGGAAGTTGAGGAGAAGGTAGACAAGCTTAGAGGTTTTATGAAATACAAATTGCGTCATGAGGTTTACAGGAACCCATCTACCAGAACTAATGACTGGAAAGAATTGTCATCAGCCATCACCAAGAGGGAAGCCAAATACCAAACTGCTAGATGTATGGACTGTGGTGTTCCATTTTGTACTGCTGATACTGGATGCCCAATTTCAAATGTTATTCCAAAGTTTAATGAGTTAGTTTTCAAGAATCAATGGAAGCTAGCCTTGGATAAATTAATGGAAACGAACAATTTCCCTGAATTTACTGGTAGGGTTTGTCCTGCCCCATGTCAAGGTTCATGTACCTTGGGTATCAATAACGATGCTGTTGGTATTAAAAGTATTGAAAGATTGATTATTGACAATGCCTTTAAAGAAGGTTGGATTAAACCAAATCCACCTGCTTTTAGAACGGGTAAATTGGTTGCTATTATTGGTTCTGGGCCCGCCGGGTTATCTTGTGCTGACCAGTTGAATAAAGCAGGACATTCAGTTGCTGTTTATGAAAGAAGTGATCGTTGTGGTGGGTTATTAATGTATGGTATTCCTAACATGAAATTGGACAAATCTATTGTCCAGCGTCGGATAGACTTATTAGGGGCTGAGGGTATTCAGTTTGTTACGGGCTGTTCTGTTGGCACCGATATTAGTATGGACGAATTAAAGACTCGATTTGACGCTGTTGTTTATTGTATTGGTTCTACCATTCCAAGGGATTTGAAGATTCCGGGTAgagaattgaaaaacattGATTTTGCCATGAATTTGTTGGAAATGAATACCAAGGCTTTGTTGAACAAGGATTTGGAGATGGTTAGAGAAAAGATAAAGGGCAAGAaagttattgttattggtgGGGGTGATACTGGTAATGACTGTTTGGGTACTTCTGTTAGGCATGAGGCTGCTTCTGTTTTgaattttgaattattgCCACAACCGCCAAAGGAAAGAGCCAAGGACAACCCATGGCCACAATGGCCACGTATTATGAGGGTGGATTATGGTCATGCGGAAGTTAAAGAACATTATGGGAGAGATCCGCGTGAGTATTGTATTTTATCTAAGGAATTTGTCGGTAATGAGGATGGAGAAGTTTGTGGTATTAATACTGTTCGCGTTGAATGGAAAAAGTCACAATCAGGAGTTTGGCAAATGATAGAGATTCCAGGTAGCGAGGAGATGTATGAGGCAgatattgttttattgtCTATGGGGTTTATTGGACCTGAGTTGATTGATGATCCAAGtgttaaaaaaactaaGAGAGGGACCATTGACTCTTTGAGTGATTCTTCTTATAGCGTTGATGGTGACAAGGTTTTTGTTTGTGGTGATGCCCGTATGGGACAAAGTCTTGTAGTTAGAGCTATTCAAGAGGGTAGAAAGTGTG